In the Quercus lobata isolate SW786 chromosome 5, ValleyOak3.0 Primary Assembly, whole genome shotgun sequence genome, one interval contains:
- the LOC115990870 gene encoding receptor-like protein kinase ANXUR2 encodes MGPPSLSKDLRMVSDVVGTLGYLDPDYFFNKVLTDKSDVYSFGVVLFRVLCARSAVRPELVTHEGHLASWARKCIQEGTIYQIIDPYLKGKIAPECFKIYMDIANSCVRNKGKDRPMITEVEVVLEHALELQESADAAREDVDPGGGGDRYKYPIVEYTCIASPPESEGSPESEGSISDSDSTTSAELSLDATIESPNGQ; translated from the coding sequence ATGGGTCCTCCGAGTCTGTCAAAGGACCTTAGGATGGTGTCTGATGTGGTGGGTACTTTAGGATACTTGGATCCGGATTATTTCTTCAACAAGGTGCTGACCGATAAATCCGACGTCTACTCTTTTGGTGTGGTACTGTTTAGAGTACTCTGTGCCAGAAGTGCAGTGAGACCTGAATTGGTGACACATGAGGGGCATCTAGCTTCCTGGGCCCGAAAATGCATACAAGAAGGGACTATTTATCAAATCATTGATCCGTATCTAAAGGGTAAGATAGCTCCAGAGTGTTTCAAGATATACATGGACATTGCCAATTCTTGTGTACGAAATAAGGGAAAGGATCGTCCCATGATTACTGAAGTGGAGGTAGTACTTGAACATGCACTGGAGCTACAAGAGAGCGCAGATGCTGCGAGAGAGGATGTGGAtcctggtggtggtggtgatcgATATAAGTATCCCATTGTTGAATATACCTGCATTGCTTCTCCGCCTGAATCTGAGGGATCACCTGAATCTGAGGGATCTATTTCAGATTCTGATAGCACCACATCAGCTGAATTGTCCTTGGATGCCACCATAGAAAGCCCAAACGGCCAATGA
- the LOC115990871 gene encoding receptor-like protein kinase FERONIA — MLIYYLVRGLGRVYKGFIDDRTINVAIKDADFESSLDELTNKVVLLCQLRHPNLTCLIGYCLNEDKGFLVYEFIVNGNLGDRLSRTNHEEPLPWKQRLRICFRMVLGLHYLHTGLKHNIIHRDMKPRNIMLDEKLEAKLTDLGLSKFGPPSLSKVLIRVKSEVVGTYGYADPEFIAIGELTDKSDVYSFGVVLLEVLCARKARDIKLTKEQKFRVTWGRKCIEEGTNQIIDSYLMGKVAPECFKTSGKRAKQSLVLPEGLCQQFSLTEIKIATNNFDDDLVSGHGGFGKIYKGFGHGGFGRIYKGFIDDCTINVAINRRSLMSRQGFEEFGTEVLLLCQLRHPNLVNLIGYCIEEQEMILVYEFIANKFLAEQLLYRDHDDPLPWKRRLQICIGVARVLHYLHTGVKHTIIHRDVKSSNILLDENWEAKFLDFGLCKMCPPSLSKALIKVDSEVKGTFGYVDPAYLRTNQLTDKSNVYGLGVVLFEVLCTKITVDMKLESEQHSLAVRAPKCVEDGSFNQMIDPYPIGKIAPECFKINVYIATSCVREDNMERPTIGEVEVGLEHTLELQECADAAMRKDDSI; from the exons ATGCTGATTTACTATTTGGTGAGGGGGCTTGGCAGAGTATATAAGGGGTTTATTGATGACCGTACCATAAACGTTGCAATAAAGGATGCGGATTTCGAGTCAAGTTTGGATGAGTTAACGAACAAGGTGGTGTTGCTTTGCCAGCTACGCCACCCTAACCTCACCTGTCTCATCGGATATTGTCTCAATGAAGACAAGGGGTTCCTTGTCTATGAATTTATTGTCAATGGAAACCTTGGCGACCGCCTCTCCCGTACTAACCACGAGGAACCCCTCCCGTGGAAACAAAGACTGCGGATTTGCTTTAGAATGGTGCTTGGACTGCACTACCTTCACACTGGACTGAAGCATAATATCATCCACCGTGACATGAAGCCAAGAAACATAATGTTGGACGAGAAATTGGAGGCCAAGTTGACAGATTTGGGGTTGTCCAAGTTTGGTCCACCGAGTTTGTCAAAGGTTTTGATTAGAGTAAAATCTGAGGTAGTTGGTACTTACGGATACGCTGATCCAGAGTTTATTGCGATAGGAGAATTGACTGATAAATCTGATGTATACTCTTTCGGTGTGGTACTGCTAGAAGTACTCTGTGCCAGAAAAGCAAGAGACATCAAACTGACAAAAGAACAGAAGTTTCGAGTTACTTGGGGCCGAAAATGCATTGAAGAAGGGACTAATCAGATAATTGATTCATATCTGATGGGGAAGGTAGCTCCAGAGTGTTTCAA GACTTCCGGGAAGAGAGCAAAACAATCTTTAGTTCTTCCTGAGGGATTATGCCAGCAATTTTCACTCACTGAGATCAAGATAGCTACCAATAACTTCGATGACGATTTAGTAAGTGGTCATGGAGGTTTTGGCAAAATATATAAGGGATTTGGCCATGGAGGTTTTGGCAGAATATATAAGGGATTTATTGATGACTGTACCATAAACGTTGCAATAAATCGTCGTAGTTTGATGTCACGACAAGGCTTCGAAGAGTTTGGGACCGAGGTACTGTTGCTTTGCCAACTACGCCACCCTAACCTTGTCAATCTCATCGGATATTGTATTGAAGAACAAGAGATGATACTAGTCTACGAGTTCATAGCCAATAAATTCCTCGCGGAACAGCTCCTCTACAGGGACCATGATGATCCCCTCCCGTGGAAACGAAGACTACAGATTTGCATTGGGGTGGCGCGTGTACTGCACTACCTTCACACTGGGGTGAAGCATACTATCATCCACCGTGATGTGAAGTCGAGCAACATTTTGTTGGACGAGAACTGGGAAGCCAAGTTCTTAGATTTCGGCTTGTGCAAGATGTGTCCTCCAAGCTTGTCAAAGGCTTTAATCAAGGTTGATTCTGAAGTGAAGGGCACTTTTGGATACGTAGACCCCGCTTATTTACGTACAAATCAGCTGACAGATAAATCTAACGTCTACGGTTTGGGTGTGGTACTATTTGAAGTACTGTGTACGAAAATAACAGTGGACATGAAATTAGAGAGCGAACAGCATAGTTTGGCAGTCAGGGCTCCAAAATGCGTAGAAGATGGGTCCTTTAATCAGATGATTGATCCGTATCCGATAGGCAAGATAGCTCCAGAGTGTTTTAAGATAAACGTGTACATTGCAACTTCTTGCGTCCGAGAAGACAATATGGAACGTCCCACGATTGGTGAAGTGGAGGTAGGCCTTGAACACACACTGGAGCTGCAAGAGTGTGCAGATGCTGCTATGAGGAAGGATGATTCAATATAA